Proteins from one Microbacterium sp. Root553 genomic window:
- a CDS encoding GNAT family N-acetyltransferase has translation MTDITVTRVDDESRYEIRTDGALAGYAEFQLRPGAIRFTHTELDPAFQGQGLAGILAERALTDAAASGEAIVPLCPYIARYLESHEIPGAEIRWPKRPGTAPAEA, from the coding sequence ATGACCGACATCACCGTCACCCGCGTCGACGACGAGTCCCGCTACGAGATCCGCACCGACGGCGCGCTCGCCGGCTACGCCGAGTTCCAGCTCCGGCCCGGCGCGATCCGCTTCACCCACACCGAACTGGACCCGGCCTTCCAAGGGCAGGGGCTCGCCGGCATCCTGGCGGAGAGGGCGCTGACGGATGCCGCCGCCTCCGGCGAGGCGATCGTGCCGCTGTGCCCGTACATCGCCAGATACCTCGAGAGCCACGAGATCCCCGGCGCCGAGATCCGCTGGCCGAAGCGCCCCGGCACCGCCCCCGCGGAGGCGTGA
- the recQ gene encoding DNA helicase RecQ, translating into MPQTPRDPYEDLPYADEPWDAAGWEPSEPPEPMDWEPQGAGFEPPLDWGPGPVTPVTTNAGRSATRRAVSSTASAPAARRAAPSRYPTAAEALHTVFGYDEFRGDQAAIVEQVIAGGDAVVLMPTGGGKSVTYQVPALVREGTGLVVSPLIALMHDQVDALRANGVNAAYLNSTQSIEERRDVERAYVAGEIDLLYVAPERLSSPQTTALLQRGTLSVIAIDEAHCVSQWGHDFRPDYLALGDLGERFPGVPRMALTATATRATHKELTERLHLDEAKHYVASFDRPNIQYRIVPKVDPRKQLVSFIRAQPEGSVGIVYALSRKSVEQTATYLAAQGFDALPYHAGLPAEVRATNQSRFLREDGVVMVATIAFGMGIDKPDVRFVAHIDLPKSVEGYYQETGRAGRDGEPSIAWMAYGLGDVVQQRRMIDQSPGDRTFKMRLGQHLDAMLALCETVECRRQNLLGYFGQESQPCGNCDTCLDETETFDGLVPAQKLLSTIVRLKRERNQSFGAGHLIDILRGASTERIRQQGHEKIATYGIGADLSDQDWRSVVRQLLARGIIAAQGDYGTLAPGELAPGVLKGEVAVPLRKDTIGRPTSSPRARKASAADALDAGDRGLFEALRAWRAETAREEGKPAYMVFGDATLRALAEHRPASLADLDGITGIGAKKRDGYGEGVLAVIASA; encoded by the coding sequence ATGCCGCAGACTCCCCGGGATCCGTACGAGGATCTGCCCTACGCCGATGAGCCGTGGGACGCCGCGGGGTGGGAACCGTCCGAGCCGCCCGAGCCGATGGACTGGGAACCGCAGGGCGCCGGGTTCGAGCCTCCGCTCGACTGGGGGCCCGGTCCCGTGACGCCGGTGACCACGAATGCCGGGCGGTCGGCGACCCGCCGGGCGGTATCCTCCACGGCATCCGCCCCCGCGGCACGCCGTGCGGCGCCGAGCCGGTACCCGACCGCCGCCGAGGCGCTGCACACGGTCTTCGGCTACGACGAGTTCCGGGGCGATCAGGCGGCGATCGTCGAGCAGGTCATCGCCGGCGGCGACGCGGTCGTGCTCATGCCCACCGGCGGCGGCAAGAGCGTCACCTACCAGGTGCCCGCGCTGGTGCGGGAGGGCACGGGCCTCGTGGTCAGCCCGCTGATCGCCCTCATGCACGACCAGGTCGACGCTCTACGCGCGAACGGAGTGAACGCCGCCTACCTCAACTCGACGCAGTCGATCGAGGAGCGCCGCGATGTCGAGCGTGCCTACGTCGCGGGCGAGATCGACCTCCTGTACGTCGCTCCCGAGCGGCTGTCGTCTCCGCAGACCACCGCTCTCCTGCAGCGCGGAACCCTCAGCGTCATCGCCATCGACGAGGCGCACTGCGTGTCGCAGTGGGGCCACGACTTCCGCCCCGACTACCTCGCGCTGGGCGATCTCGGCGAGCGGTTCCCCGGCGTGCCGCGCATGGCGCTCACCGCGACCGCCACCCGGGCCACGCACAAGGAGCTCACCGAGCGACTGCACCTCGACGAGGCGAAGCACTATGTCGCGAGCTTCGACCGACCCAACATCCAATACCGGATCGTGCCGAAGGTCGATCCGCGCAAGCAGCTCGTCTCGTTCATCCGCGCGCAGCCCGAGGGGTCGGTCGGCATCGTCTACGCGCTGAGCCGCAAGTCGGTCGAGCAGACGGCCACCTACCTCGCCGCGCAGGGATTCGACGCACTGCCGTATCACGCGGGGCTCCCCGCCGAGGTGCGCGCGACCAATCAGTCGCGGTTCCTGCGCGAAGACGGCGTCGTGATGGTCGCCACGATCGCCTTCGGGATGGGCATCGACAAGCCGGACGTACGGTTCGTCGCCCACATCGATCTGCCCAAGTCCGTCGAGGGCTACTACCAGGAGACGGGTCGCGCGGGTCGCGACGGAGAGCCCTCGATCGCGTGGATGGCGTACGGACTGGGCGACGTGGTGCAGCAGCGCCGCATGATCGATCAGAGCCCCGGCGACCGCACCTTCAAGATGCGCCTCGGCCAGCACCTCGACGCGATGCTCGCGCTCTGCGAGACGGTGGAATGCCGTCGGCAGAACCTGCTCGGATATTTCGGGCAGGAGTCGCAGCCGTGCGGCAACTGCGACACGTGTCTCGACGAGACCGAGACGTTCGACGGGCTGGTCCCTGCGCAGAAGCTCCTGTCGACGATCGTGCGGCTCAAGCGCGAACGCAATCAGTCCTTCGGCGCCGGGCACCTGATCGACATCCTCCGCGGGGCCTCGACCGAGCGCATCCGCCAGCAGGGGCACGAGAAGATCGCCACCTACGGCATCGGCGCCGACCTCTCCGATCAGGACTGGCGCAGTGTGGTGCGTCAGCTGCTCGCACGCGGCATCATCGCGGCGCAGGGCGATTACGGCACGCTCGCCCCCGGCGAGCTCGCCCCGGGCGTTCTGAAGGGCGAGGTCGCGGTGCCGCTGCGCAAGGACACGATCGGGCGTCCGACGTCATCCCCGCGGGCGCGCAAGGCGAGTGCGGCGGATGCTCTCGATGCCGGCGACCGCGGTCTGTTCGAAGCGCTCCGCGCCTGGCGGGCCGAGACGGCTCGCGAAGAGGGGAAGCCGGCGTACATGGTCTTCGGCGACGCGACGCTGCGCGCGCTCGCCGAGCATCGCCCCGCCTCGCTCGCCGACCTCGACGGCATCACCGGCATCGGCGCGAAGAAGCGCGACGGCTACGGCGAAGGCGTGCTCGCGGTCATCGCCTCGGCCTGA
- a CDS encoding pirin family protein, with the protein MIGQRRIVLEPREVPLGGVRGMSVLRVLPHRNLPTIGAWCFLDRFGPADTRMRVEPHPHIGLQTVTWPLIGEIRHRDSLGSDADLRRGQLNLMTAGNGISHSEYSIGEEPIPLDALQLWVVLPEGARQGVGGFERHAELPTLAVSAENGPDATATVVLGEFAGVVSPATVHTPIVGAEIAVPAGTRIRLPLRTDWEHAIMLVEGDAQVATHGMTQNDVLYLGDSRDEVEVTSAQGALLFLIGGEPFDDEIVMWWNFAGRTHEEIVDARTDWEAESPRFGVVEGHDVRIPAPPLPDVRLMPRGRRI; encoded by the coding sequence ATGATCGGACAGCGGCGCATCGTCCTCGAGCCGCGCGAGGTCCCGCTCGGCGGCGTGCGGGGCATGAGTGTGCTGCGCGTGCTGCCGCACCGCAACCTCCCGACGATCGGAGCCTGGTGCTTCCTCGACCGGTTCGGTCCGGCGGACACCCGGATGCGCGTCGAGCCGCATCCGCACATCGGGCTGCAGACCGTGACCTGGCCGCTGATCGGCGAGATCCGGCATCGTGACTCGCTCGGCAGCGATGCCGACCTGCGCCGGGGCCAGCTCAATCTGATGACCGCGGGCAACGGCATCTCGCACTCGGAGTACTCGATCGGCGAGGAGCCGATCCCGCTCGATGCGCTGCAGCTCTGGGTCGTGCTGCCCGAGGGCGCCCGGCAGGGAGTCGGCGGCTTCGAACGCCACGCCGAGCTGCCCACTCTCGCGGTCTCGGCCGAAAACGGTCCGGATGCCACGGCGACCGTCGTGCTCGGGGAGTTCGCCGGCGTCGTGTCACCGGCGACCGTGCACACGCCGATCGTCGGCGCCGAGATCGCGGTGCCGGCGGGCACCCGCATCCGCCTGCCGCTGCGCACGGACTGGGAGCACGCGATCATGCTCGTCGAGGGCGACGCGCAGGTCGCGACGCACGGGATGACGCAGAACGATGTGCTCTATCTCGGCGACTCCCGCGACGAGGTCGAGGTCACGAGCGCCCAGGGAGCACTGCTGTTCCTGATCGGCGGGGAGCCGTTCGACGACGAGATCGTCATGTGGTGGAACTTCGCCGGCCGCACGCACGAGGAGATCGTCGACGCGCGCACCGACTGGGAAGCGGAGTCCCCGCGCTTCGGGGTCGTCGAGGGTCACGATGTGCGCATCCCCGCTCCTCCCCTGCCCGACGTGCGACTGATGCCGCGCGGCCGCCGGATCTGA